In Euphorbia lathyris chromosome 9, ddEupLath1.1, whole genome shotgun sequence, the following are encoded in one genomic region:
- the LOC136206419 gene encoding uncharacterized protein isoform X2, with protein MARNLQRKEIKFPSLLDLKLSSINVEKIWPDQVVEVSPWIQNLTSLIIEGCRNLSYLFVSAMAKNLVQLKNLEISDCYSIGEILSVAAEGLEEEMVNKVLLPKLYFLKLKCLPRLKRFCTGNLIECPSLKVLWIENCPQLQTFISSYRSTDMEFDNGDGKVSSTLFDGKVSFPKLEELHIIYMHGLRIIWPNELQDIPFSQLKVLKVEHNKELFNIFPSKMLRGFQNLESLVVNNCDLLQELFDLDVLVEVKEADNIEASRLEHLELRNLPNLRHVWNQDPDGTPSFLNLRSVVAYDCPSLRSLFPVSIAKNLLHLEMLNIDACGLEELVEKEEKVDGAPNFVFPQLKSLALWRLEKLRCFYPEQHTLECPVLENLSVYLCDKLKVFASEPQDLQGKDMQREESKPQMQVLQPLFLFEKIILNLEELALNNKDVTEISKGQFPVHLFHKLKVLHLQCFYDAPVGFPFVLLKNLQNLEKLILRCCYLNEPFADVIVCEDAGALTQILDLKLDVFPNMRQILHQDCQDGRFLENLQNLEIWNCHSLISLVPSSTSFRNLITLDVFKCHKLLYLMSSSIANTLVNLTNMSVRESNMVTEILSHERGEIQSQFEIVLSKLESLKLHNLKSLTSFFSSECITLKFPSLKEVVVAQCPMMKFFCEGVHSAPKLKRVYITEGRDKWHWIGDLNTTIKHLYAEMVGLSGIQHLKLSEFSELKEIWHDQLPLNFFHNLSALVVDECAFSSSAVPLNLIPVLNNLGELEVRFCESVEEVFGLEWPIADGQFQYLSKLKKLHLIDLPNLKHIWNELPSGTLDFKNLTVLKIQGCRSLKSIFTPAMCLGLLQLQLIEVINCPLVEEIITKGAARVGTIDMIIFPLLNSVNLQSLLGLRSFYSGRGILHCPSLKEITVVDCPSKFASTLLREPETDAAGIIEQKVVFPNLRDLKLSSVHIEKTWNVRKLEMSSCIQNITSLILNGFGNLEHVLSSSMTKCVVHLKRLEICDCKMMEGVILMEEGLEGEVMSKILLRALEFLKLKDLPKLARFCTNNLIECPALKELWIQNCPELMVFVSDSRSTKAHSEVEMTNYSLFNEKVVFPRLEKMQIFKMDNLKMIWQNEVHSDSFCQMKVLKVESSKELLRIFPSNMLRSLQNLEDLVIRDCGSLEEVYDLSELMSLRVMVANKLRSIDIENLPNLKHVWNEDPLGFLLFDNLNSVYIWNCPSLKVLFPFSLSKGLLQLETLNIDGCGLEEVVTMKAAEENPKFVFPLLKSLDLWRLQELNCFYPGVHTLECPNLQRLHVYNCEKLETFASEFENLPETGFGSELRIQMPQPLFSAQKTIPNLEHLSLTAKDAKRILKGQFPVDLFQKLKVVQINCFHDKYANFPFGLLEPFHKMVKLVIWCSQFNELFPCEGHVGKEIYARILRKIQHLQLHNLPDLKCIWNEGSHLDQVLQSLETLEIVLCDSLVTLAPSSACFQSLTTLYIANCNGLVSLVTSSAAKSLIQLTRMSIKECNGLTEIVVNEGNESKEEVIFNKLEILQLHSLPSLISFCSAEHSLKFPSLLEVIVEQCPNMKFFSKGVLNTTKLECVHLTEQETDEGHWNDNLNATIEQLFTEMVGFSGLQQLELSKYPKLKEMWHGHFSVNFFKLKSLLVDDCPFLSSAVPSNLLPFFNALEELEIRNCESVEEVFHFEMSDVVQCVGYLPNLKKFQLINLPQLRNTWNTVPQVVLHFNNLKLLRVHNCNRLINIFTPTMCLSLVHLQEIEVKSCSMIEEVITEGGAEEAPIDAIIFPLLSFITLESLPRLISFYSGTGNLECPSLTEVAIIDCPILRQPERKAIEIAEPKVAIHKDEKTFSVDVGRILNDQLVLVHLRMLEVCDCKMIEKIITEEGSEEEEAMGKMLLHELGFLKLKNLPLLAQFCTSKFTECPALKEIRIQNCPELSAFVSNSQAGSSKLEMLKSALFDEKVVFPSLEQMLIFNMDNLKMIWHDELHSDSFCKIKVLKMKYCKKLLKNFPSKLPRILQNLEDLVIRNCDSLEEVFELQEVLNLKETITYQLRTLDIRNLPNLKHVWNEDPEELLFFDNLTLLYIWNCPSLKYLFPKSIAGGLPQLEILNIDNCGMEELVAKQKGAQGNPKFVFPRLKSLDLWRLEELGCFYPGIHTLECPVLERLHVYNCERLEVFASKSKKLQETHLDSQHEILIPQWLFPVEIILKLEHLSLREKDAKIIIADQYPADLFQKLKSIQLNCFHDESTAFPYDLLQAFRNIEKLVVGCSQFKVLFPDEGLVHEDKLEWTLSQLRYLELDLLPDLKHIWKQHPQLDKVLQILESLIVQQCDSLTNLAPSSASFRSLRTLDVMNCNGLLSLMTSSTAKTLVQLTRMSIKECNTLTELVANEGEESKQEIIIFSKLETLGLHCLPSLVTFCSAEYTLKFPSLVEITVRQCPKMQVFSNGVLFAPKLQAWQGTEEDKEAILVSPYNSC; from the exons GTTTCATTTCCTAAGTTGGAGGAATTGCACATTATCTACATGCACGGTTTGAggataatatggccaaatgAACTTCAAGATATTCCATTTTCCCAATTGAAAGTTTTGAAGGTCGAACATAATAAAGAgctttttaatatatttccatCAAAAATGCTGAGAGGATTCCAGAATTTAGAATCTTTGGTAGTGAATAATTGTGACTTACTGCAAGAGTTGTTTGATCTTGATGTATTGGTCGAAGTAAAAGAAGCAGACAATATAGAGGCCAGTCGATTGGAACATTTGGAATTAAGAAATCTCCCAAATTTAAGACATGTATGGAATCAGGATCCTGATGGAACTCCTTCCTTTCTCAACCTGCGATCTGTAGTTGCTTATGATTGTCCAAGTCTCAGAAGTCTGTTCCCAGTTTCAATTGCAAAAAATCTACTGCATCTTGAAATGCTCAATATAGATGCTTGTGGGCTTGAGGAATTAGTTGAAAAGGAGGAAAAAGTAGATGGTGCTCCTAATTTTGTTTTTCCTCAACTAAAGTCCTTGGCCCTCTGGAGATTAGAAAAGTTAAGGTGTTTTTACCCAGAACAACACACTTTAGAATGTCCTGTGCTAGAAAATTTGAGTGTGTATCTCTGTGACAAACTGAAAGTTTTTGCTTCAGAACCTCAAGATTTGCAAGGAAAGGACATGCAGAGAGAGGAGAGCAAACCTCAGATGCAAGTTTTGCAACCACTTTTCTTGTTTGAAAAG ATTATTTTAAACTTGGAGGAATTAGCATTAAATAACAAGGATGTTACCGAGATATCGAAAGGCCAGTTTCCCGTTCATCTCTTTCACAAACTAAAAGTTCTTCACCTGCAATGCTTTTATGATGCTCCAGTGGGTttcccatttgttcttcttaaAAACTTACAGAATTTAGAGAAGCTTATTTTGAGATGTTGTTATCTCAATGAGCCATTTGCAGATGTTATTGTTTGTGAGGACGCAGGGGCTCTCACTCAGATATTGGACTTGAAACTGGATGTTTTTCCTAATATGAGGCAGATATTGCATCAGGATTGCCAAGATGGCAGATTCCTCGAGAACCTTCAAAATCTTGAAATATGGAATTGCCACAGCTTGATCAGTTTGGTACCATCATCTACATCTTTCCGGAATCTTATAACTCTAGATGTGTTCAAGTGCCATAAATTATTATACCTAATGTCATCTTCCATTGCAAACACTTTAGTGAATCTCACTAACATGAGCGTTAGGGAAAGCAATATGGTCACAGAAATATTATCACATGAGAGAGGTGAAATCCAATCTCAGTTTGAGATTGTTCTGAGTAAATTGGAAAGTTTGAAGCTTCACAATTTAAAAAGTCTCACTAGCTTCTTCTCATCAGAATGTATTACTCTCAAATTCCCATCTTTGAAAGAAGTAGTTGTGGCACAGTGCCCAATGATGAAGTTTTTCTGTGAGGGAGTCCATAGTGCGCCAAAGCTAAAGAGAGTATATATAACAGAAGGAAGAGATAAATGGCATTGGATTGGGGACCTTAATACCACCATTAAACATTTGTATGCAGAAATG GTTGGACTCAGTGGCATACAACATTTGAAACTATCTGAATTTTCTGAGTTAAAGGAAATATGGCATGACCAACTACCACTTAATTTCTTCCACAATCTAAGTGCGCTAGTGGTGGATGAGTGTGCATTTTCTTCTAGTGCTGTTCCATTAAACCTGATACCAGTATTGAACAATTTGGGTGAACTTGAGGTGAGATTTTGTGAGTCAGTGGAAGAAGTATTTGGCCTAGAATGGCCAATTGCTGATGGGCAATTTCAGTATTTGTCAAAGCTAAAGAAGTTGCACTTGATTGACCTACCAAATTTGAAGCATATATGGAATGAACTTCCTAGTGGAACTCTGGACTTCAAAAACCTTACAGTATTGAAGATCCAAGGTTGTAGGAGTTTGAAAAGTATATTTACTCCTGCCATGTGCTTGGGCCTTTTGCAACTTCAACTAATTGAAGTGATAAACTGTCCTTTGGTTGAAGAAATAATCACGAAAGGTGCAGCAAGAGTAGGAACTATAGATATGATCATATTTCCTCTGCTAAATTCTGTTAATCTGCAGTCTCTGCTTGGCTTAAGAAGTTTCTATTCTGGTAGAGGTATCTTGCATTGTCCCTCTTTGAAAGAGATTACAGTAGTTGACTGTCCAAGCAAATTTGCTTCTACTCTTCTAAGGGAACCGGAAACAGATGCTGCTGGAATTATTGAACAAAAG GTTGTCTTCCCCAACTTGAGAGACCTGAAACTTTCCTCAGTTCACATCGAGAAGACATGGAATGTTCGAAAGTTGGAAATGTCTTCTTGCATTCAGAATATAACAAGCTTGATTCTTAATGGTTTTGGTAATTTAGAACATGTATTATCATCATCAATGACTAAATGTGTTGTGCATCTCAAAAGACTTGAGATATGTGATTGTAAGATGATGGAAGGAGTAATATTGATGGAAGAAGGTTTGGAAGGAGAAGTCATGAGTAAGATCTTACTTAGGGCATTGGAGTTTTTAAAGCTCAAAGATCTTCCAAAACTCGCACGATTTTGCACAAACAATTTAATTGAATGCCCTGCCCTGAAGGAGCTGTGGATACAAAACTGCCCAGAGCTTATGGTGTTCGTTTCTGATTCCAGAAGTACAAAAGCCCACAGTGAAGTAGAAATGACGAACTATTCTCTCTTCAATGAAAAG GTTGTCTTCCCCAGATTGGAGAAAATGCAAATTTTCAAGATGGATAATTTAAAGATGATATGGCAGAATGAAGTCCATTCAGATTCTTTTTGTCAAATGAAAGTGCTGAAGGTAGAGAGCAGCAAAGAACTTTTAAGAATTTTTCCTTCCAATATGTTAAGAAGCCTCCAGAATCTTGAAGATTTGGTTATAAGGGATTGTGGTTCACTAGAAGAGGTGTATGATCTCAGTGAGCTGATGAGCTTAAGAGTGATGGTAGCCAATAAGTTAAGAAGCATAGACATAGAGAACCTCCCAAATCTGAAACATGTATGGAATGAAGATCCCTTAGGATTTCTCTTGTTTGATAATCTAAATTCAGTCTATATTTGGAATTGTCCAAGTCTAAAAGTTCTTTTCCCCTTTTCATTATCTAAAGGACTTTTGCAACTTGAAACACTCAATATAGATGGCTGTGGGTTAGAGGAAGTTGTTACAATGAAAGCAGCAGAAGAAAATCCTAAATTTGTATTTCCTCTACTAAAGTCATTGGATCTTTGGAGATTACAAGAACTGAATTGTTTCTACCCAGGAGTTCACACCTTAGAATGTCCAAATCTACAAAGATTGCATGTATATAATTGTGAGAAATTAGAGACTTTTGCTTCAGAATTTGAGAACTTACCTGAAACAGGTTTTGGAAGCGAACTTCGCATTCAAATGCCACAGCCACTTTTCTCAGCTCAGAAG ACAATCCCCAACTTGGAGCATTTGTCATTGACTGCCAAGGATGCTAAAAGAATTTTAAAAGGCCAGTTTCCTGTGGATCTCTTTCAGAAACTCAAAGTCGTGCAGATAAATTGCTTTCATGACAAATATGCAAATTTCCCATTTGGTCTTCTTGAACCTTTTCACAAGATGGTGAAACTTGTTATATGGTGTAGTCAATTTAACGAGTTGTTCCCATGTGAAGGGCATGTTGGTAAGGAGATATATGCAAGGATTCTCAGAAAGATACAACACTTACAATTGCATAACCTTCCTGATTTAAAGTGCATATGGAATGAAGGCTCCCACTTGGACCAAGTTCTGCAGTCCCTTGAAACACTTGAAATTGTGCTATGTGACAGTTTGGTTACTTTAGCACCATCATCTGCTTGTTTCCAAAGTCTGACGACTTTGTACATTGCAAATTGCAATGGATTAGTCAGCTTAGTGACATCATCGGCGGCTAAAAGTCTCATACAGCTGACAAGAATGAGTATAAAAGAGTGCAATGGACTGACAGAAATAGTAGTGAATGAGGGTAATGAATCAAAAGAGGAGgtcatttttaataaattagaaattttgcaACTTCATAGTCTGCCAAGCCTCATTAGCTTTTGCTCAGCAGAACATAGCTTAAAATTCCCATCATTGCTGGAAGTAATTGTGGAGCAATGCCCCAATATGAAGTTTTTCTCAAAAGGAGTCTTGAACACAACAAAGCTAGAATGCGTTCATCTGACAGAACAAGAGACTGATGAAGGGCATTGGAATGACAATCTCAATGCCACTATAGAGCAGTTGTTTACAGAAATG GTTGGATTCAGTGGATTACAACAGTTGGAGCTCTCAAAATATCCCAAGTTGAAAGAGATGTGGCATGGGCATTTTTCAGTTAATTTTTTCAAGTTGAAGTCATTGCTGGTGGATGATTGTCCATTCCTGTCAAGTGCTGTTCCTTCCAATCTTCTACCTTTTTTTAATGCTTTGGAAGAGCTTGAGATAAGGAACTGCGAGTCAGTGGAAGAAGTATTTCATTTTGAAATGTCTGATGTTGTTCAATGTGTAGGTTATTTGCCCAACTTAAAAAAgtttcaattgattaatctACCACAACTGAGGAATACATGGAATACTGTTCCTCAAGTGGTTCTACACTTCAACAACCTAAAACTACTCAGAGTCCATAACTGTAACCGTTTGATAAATATATTTACTCCCACAATGTGCCTAAGCCTAGTGCATCTTCAAGAAATAGAAGTAAAAAGTTGTTCCATGATTGAAGAAGTTATCACAGAAGGTGGAGCAGAGGAAGCTCCAATAGATGCAATCATATTTCCTCTACTGAGTTTCATAACTCTGGAGTCTTTGCCTCGGTTAATTAGTTTCTATTCTGGAACTGGCAATTTGGAATGTCCATCCTTGACAGAGGTTGCTATAATTGACTGTCCAATTCTAAGGCAACCAGAAAGGAAGGCAATTGAAATTGCTGAACCAAAG GTTGCTATTCATAAGGATGAGAAAACATTCTCAGTTGATGTTGGGAGGATTTTGAACGACCAACTAGT TCTTGTACACCTCAGAATGCTTGAGGTATGTGACTGTAAGATGatagaaaaaataattactGAGGAAGGgtcagaagaggaagaagcaaTGGGCAAGATGCTACTTCATGAACTAGGCTTCCTAAAGCTTAAAAATCTTCCATTACTTGCACAATTCTGCACAAGTAAGTTTACCGAATGCCCTGCATTGAAAGAGATACGCATACAAAATTGCCCAGAATTGTCGGCATTTGTCTCCAATTCTCAAGCAGGTAGCAGTAAACTTGAAATGTTGAAGTCTGCTTTGTTTGATGAAAAG GTAGTGTTTCCCAGCTTGGAGCAAATGCTAATATTCAACATGGATAATTTGAAGATGATATGGCACGATGAACTCCACTCAGATTCGTTTTGCAAAATTAAGGTACTGAAGATGAAATATTGTAAAAAGCTTTTGAAGAATTTTCCGTCGAAGTTGCCGAGAATCCTCCAAAATCTTGAGGATTTGGTCATAAGGAATTGTGATTCACTGGAAGAGGTATTTGAACTCCAGGAGGTATTAAACTTAAAAGAAACTATAACATATCAATTGAGAACACTGGACATACGAAACCTTCCAAATTTGAAGCATGTGTGGAATGAGGACCCGGAGGAACTTTTGTTCTTTGATAACCTGACTTTGTTGTATATTTGGAACTGTCCAAGTCTGAAATATCTCTTCCCAAAGTCAATAGCTGGAGGTCTCCCACAACTTGAAATTCTCAATATAGACAACTGTGGGATGGAGGAACTTGTAGCAAAACAAAAAGGAGCTCAAGGAAATCCTAAATTTGTATTTCCTCGACTGAAATCCCTGGACCTTTGGAGGTTAGAAGAACTTGGGTGCTTCTACCCAGGAATTCACACCTTAGAATGTCCAGTGCTAGAAAGATTGCATGTTTATAACTGTGAAAGGTTGGAGGTTTTTGCTTCAAAATCTAAGAAGTTGCAGGAAACACATCTTGACAGCCAACATGAGATTCTAATTCCACAATGGCTTTTTCCAGTTGAG ATCATCCTGAAGTTAGAGCACTTATCATTGAGAGAAAAAGATGCCAAAATAATTATCGCAGACCAATATCCAGCAGATCTATTTCAGAAACTCAAGTCTATTCAGCTAAATTGCTTTCATGATGAGTCTACAGCTTTTCCATATGATCTTCTTCAAGCATTCCGCAACATCGAAAAGCTTGTTGTCGGTTGTAGTCAATTCAAAGTGCTGTTCCCAGATGAAGGGCTTGTTCATGAGGATAAACTTGAGTGGACTCTATCTCAGTTGCGATACCTAGAGTTGGATCTTCTTCCTGATCTCAAGCATATATGGAAGCAGCACCCTCAGCTGGACAAAGTTCTTCAAATTCTTGAATCTTTGATTGTACAGCAATGTGACAGCTTAACTAATTTAGCTCCGTCCTCCGCTTCTTTCCGAAGTCTCAGGACTTTGGATGTAATGAATTGTAATGGGTTATTAAGCTTGATGACTTCCTCAACAGCGAAAACTCTGGTGCAACTCACAAGAATGAGCATAAAAGAATGTAATACTCTGACCGAGTTAGTTGCAAATGAGGGAGAAGAATCAAAGCAGGAGATCATCATCTTTAGCAAATTGGAAACTCTCGGACTTCATTGTTTACCTAGCCTTGTTACGTTTTGCTCTGCGGAGTACACTCTCAAGTTCCCTTCTTTAGTAGAAATAACTGTGAGGCAATGCCCCAAGATGCAGGTTTTCTCAAATGGAGTCTTATTCGCACCGAAGCTTCAAGCATGGCAAGGAACAGAAGAAGACAAGGAGGCAATTTTAGTTTCACCATACAACAGCTGCTGA